The Streptomyces sp. NBC_00236 DNA window AGGCCCCGCCCTGGATCTGCCGCAGCCGGTGATGGACGTCTCGCCGTTCACGCACCTGCCCAAGCTGCCGGGGGCGGCGGCCATGGAGTGGGGGCCGGTGGCGCTCCTCACCGCGGCCGCAGTGGCACTGACAGCGGGCGGCCTGACGGCGCTGCGTCGGCGCGACATGCTGACCTGAGGGGACGCGGGGGCGGGGGCCCGGTGCACCCGCCCCGGTGGGGCCCCGGGCCCGCCCCGGCCGCCCCGCCCACGCCTCAGAGCTCGACCCGGAGTTCCTTCACTCCCCGGATCACGTAACCCGGGTTCCACTCCGGTTCCGCGACCAGCCGCATTCCGGGCGCCTTGCGCAGCAACTCGCCGAAGGAGGTGACCAGTTCCACCCGGGCCAGAGGTGCACCGAGACAGAAGTGGATGCCAGCGCCGAAGGTGATGTGCGGGTTCTCCCGCCGGGCGAGGTCCAACGTGTCCGGGGCCGTGAAACGGGCCGGGTCGCGGTTGGCCGAACCGAAGAGGAGGGCCACCTCCGAGCCTCGTGGAATGACCGTGCCGTCGATCTCGATGTCGTCGAGCACCCAGCGTTCGAACATCTGCAACGGGGTGTCGTAGCGCATGAGCTCCTCCACCGCGGTGGGCAGCAGGCCGTGGTCCGCCCGCAGCGCGGCCAGCTGGTCCGGGTGCCGAAGCAGCGTCCACCAGCCGTTCACGGTGGTGTTGACGGTCGCCTCGTGGCCCGCGTTCAGCAGCAGCACGCAGGTGGAGACCATCTCCTGTTCGGTCAGCCGCTCGTCCTCGTCATGGGCGGCGATCAGCGCGGAGATCAGATCGGTCCCCGGGTTGCCACGCCGCTCGGCGATCAGCTCCCGCAGATACGCGGAGAAGTCGAGGGAGGCGCGGACGGCGGCGCGGGCGGTCTCCTCGGACGGATTGAGCTCGAACATTCCGCAGATGGCCGCAGACCAGGGCCGCAGCGGGGCCCGGTCGGACTCCGGAATGCCGAGCATCTCCGCGATCACGGCGACGGGCAGCGGCTCCGCGACCGCCGTCAGCAGATCGCCGCCGCCCTGCGCGACGAAGTCGTCGACGAGTCCGGCGGCCAGCCGCTGAACGGTCGGCACGAGCTGTTCGACGGTGCGCGGGGTGAACGCCTTGGAGACGAGCCGCCGGATCCGCGTATGGTCCGGCGGTTCGAGGTCCAGGAGCCCCTGCCCGTTCAGCGTCTCGAACGGCTCGTGCGCGGCGGG harbors:
- a CDS encoding cytochrome P450: MDQPMHADSDSGPAAPFDPWSAAFVADPYPAYAELRATGRAHYFAPTDQWLVPHYADVSALLRDRRLGRTYLHRFTHEEFGRTPPPAAHEPFETLNGQGLLDLEPPDHTRIRRLVSKAFTPRTVEQLVPTVQRLAAGLVDDFVAQGGGDLLTAVAEPLPVAVIAEMLGIPESDRAPLRPWSAAICGMFELNPSEETARAAVRASLDFSAYLRELIAERRGNPGTDLISALIAAHDEDERLTEQEMVSTCVLLLNAGHEATVNTTVNGWWTLLRHPDQLAALRADHGLLPTAVEELMRYDTPLQMFERWVLDDIEIDGTVIPRGSEVALLFGSANRDPARFTAPDTLDLARRENPHITFGAGIHFCLGAPLARVELVTSFGELLRKAPGMRLVAEPEWNPGYVIRGVKELRVEL